One region of Mucilaginibacter gotjawali genomic DNA includes:
- a CDS encoding M20/M25/M40 family metallo-hydrolase — protein MKLKLTLLFSLVLTTTLLKAQDSLMIRKIYDEELVNGQCYGNLHYLCKNIGQRISGSANAQKAIVWGEKLMKSYGFDTVFLQPVMVPHWVRGAKEEGVIIQGKNRVPVHIAALGMTVATPKNGLTAAIIEVHSLKQLDTLGEKAIKGKIVFFNRPFDPRFIETIQAYGTAGDQRFAGPAAAAKYGAVGVIVRSLTESLDIYPHTGATLYVKDGVNIPAAAISTIDANKLSSMLKGSASIKFYFKQNCQTLPDAPSFNVIGEMKGTEHPNSFIIVGGHLDSWDLAEGAHDDGTGIMQSVEVLRILKVMGYKPKNSIRAVFFINEENGDRGGDKYAELAAQNKEEHIAAIETDLGGFTPRGFGFDGVSATTLQNINNNWGKLLAPYGSNVLVAGGGGSDIGPLKEKSKQVVLIGYLPDSQRYFDVHHTPNDVFENVNKRELELGAASMAALIYLIDQHGF, from the coding sequence ATGAAATTAAAACTTACCCTCCTTTTTTCACTGGTATTAACCACTACCTTATTGAAGGCCCAGGACTCATTAATGATCCGCAAAATTTATGATGAAGAACTGGTTAACGGGCAATGTTATGGCAACCTGCATTACCTGTGCAAAAATATCGGGCAGCGGATTAGTGGATCGGCAAACGCGCAGAAAGCAATCGTATGGGGAGAAAAGCTAATGAAAAGCTATGGTTTCGATACGGTGTTTTTACAGCCCGTTATGGTGCCTCATTGGGTCCGCGGCGCTAAAGAAGAGGGGGTTATCATCCAGGGCAAAAACAGGGTGCCGGTGCATATAGCAGCTTTAGGTATGACCGTAGCTACGCCCAAAAACGGCTTAACTGCTGCTATCATCGAAGTACATAGTTTAAAACAACTGGATACACTTGGCGAAAAAGCGATTAAGGGCAAAATTGTGTTTTTTAACCGGCCATTTGATCCCCGGTTTATTGAAACTATTCAGGCATATGGCACAGCGGGCGACCAACGCTTTGCCGGCCCTGCAGCCGCTGCAAAATATGGCGCTGTAGGCGTAATTGTGCGTTCATTAACCGAAAGCCTGGATATTTATCCGCACACCGGCGCAACATTATATGTTAAAGACGGTGTAAATATTCCGGCCGCTGCTATCTCAACTATTGATGCCAATAAACTAAGTTCCATGCTCAAGGGGTCAGCATCTATCAAATTTTATTTTAAACAAAATTGCCAAACGTTGCCGGATGCACCCTCTTTTAATGTAATAGGCGAAATGAAGGGCACCGAACATCCCAATAGCTTTATTATAGTTGGGGGGCATTTAGATTCATGGGACCTTGCCGAAGGCGCTCACGACGATGGTACAGGCATTATGCAATCAGTAGAGGTGTTACGCATCCTAAAAGTTATGGGCTATAAACCCAAAAACTCTATTCGCGCGGTGTTTTTTATCAATGAAGAAAACGGCGACCGCGGAGGCGATAAATATGCAGAACTTGCTGCTCAAAACAAGGAGGAGCACATTGCTGCTATTGAAACAGACCTGGGTGGCTTTACCCCAAGGGGCTTCGGTTTCGACGGCGTATCTGCAACCACGCTCCAAAACATCAACAACAATTGGGGCAAATTGCTTGCCCCATACGGCTCAAATGTGTTGGTTGCAGGCGGTGGCGGTAGCGATATTGGCCCTCTGAAAGAAAAATCAAAACAGGTGGTACTCATTGGCTATTTGCCCGACTCGCAGCGGTATTTTGATGTCCATCACACCCCAAATGATGTATTTGAGAATGTGAATAAGCGCGAACTTGAACTCGGCGCCGCTTCCATGGCGGCTTTGATC
- a CDS encoding RidA family protein: protein MKTVINTNNAPAPIGPYSQAIRAGNFLFASGQIAINPANGELVLDDIKTETKQVMENINAILTEAGIDFSHIVKTSIFLKDMQNFALVNEVYGTYFSDNFPARETVQVAALPKNVNVEITVTAFKP from the coding sequence ATGAAAACTGTAATTAACACTAATAATGCACCTGCGCCTATCGGCCCTTACAGCCAGGCTATCCGGGCAGGAAATTTTTTATTTGCTTCTGGCCAGATCGCCATTAACCCTGCCAATGGCGAATTGGTATTGGATGATATAAAAACTGAAACCAAACAGGTGATGGAAAATATTAATGCTATTTTAACTGAAGCAGGTATTGACTTTAGCCACATCGTTAAAACCAGTATCTTTTTGAAAGATATGCAAAATTTTGCCCTGGTAAACGAGGTTTACGGAACTTACTTCAGCGATAATTTTCCGGCCAGGGAAACCGTACAGGTTGCAGCACTACCAAAAAATGTGAATGTTGAAATAACAGTTACTGCTTTTAAGCCCTAG
- a CDS encoding DUF6728 family protein produces the protein MYFFRKKDPNRPISFNLKVMHAINAIAITVFLLGILWKLVEWLIWKKI, from the coding sequence ATGTACTTCTTTAGAAAAAAAGACCCCAACCGGCCCATTAGTTTTAACCTTAAAGTAATGCACGCCATCAACGCCATTGCTATAACCGTATTTTTACTGGGTATACTCTGGAAGTTAGTGGAATGGCTGATCTGGAAAAAAATATAG
- a CDS encoding aminopeptidase P N-terminal domain-containing protein, with protein MKYEPISNEIFTYNRNNFVSRLKSSSIAIFHSNDEFPRNGDQNFPFKQNPDFFYLTGIDQEQSVLLLFPDCPNPLYKEVLFLRQTNEHVAIWEGHKYTKEEAKKTSGIENIFWLTEYDAVLHSIVNYAEYIFINSNENDRYAHTVPYRDIRMYDALRTKYPLHKYERSAPILRDLRAIKSPWEIELTKKACNITRDAFIRVLKFVHPDVTEYEIEAEITHEFLRQRATGHAYNPIIASGKNAIVLHYTDNNQVCKDGDIILFDFAAEYANYNADMSRSIPVNGRFTKRQRDVYDAVLRVMRAATQLIVAGTVLTEYQEEVGRIMTGELVDLGLLDRHDVNRQDPKMPLYKKYFMHGTSHHLGLDVHDFASRYKPFEVGNILTCEPGIYIPAEGLGIRIENNILITHGGNIDLMADIPVEAEEIEEIMNG; from the coding sequence ATGAAATACGAGCCTATTAGTAATGAGATATTTACCTATAATAGAAATAATTTCGTTTCGCGACTAAAGTCCTCATCCATAGCTATTTTTCATTCAAATGATGAATTTCCCAGAAACGGTGATCAAAACTTTCCATTTAAGCAAAACCCTGATTTTTTTTACTTAACTGGTATTGACCAGGAACAAAGTGTGCTATTGTTATTCCCCGACTGTCCTAATCCGTTATACAAAGAAGTACTGTTTTTAAGACAAACCAACGAGCACGTTGCTATTTGGGAAGGGCATAAGTATACCAAAGAGGAGGCAAAAAAAACTTCGGGTATTGAAAATATTTTCTGGCTCACTGAGTACGATGCTGTTTTACACAGTATTGTTAATTACGCCGAATACATTTTTATAAATAGCAACGAAAACGACCGTTACGCCCATACTGTGCCCTACCGGGATATAAGAATGTACGATGCGTTGCGAACGAAATATCCGTTACATAAATATGAAAGATCTGCACCGATATTACGCGATTTACGGGCAATTAAATCTCCATGGGAAATTGAACTGACCAAAAAAGCATGCAATATTACCCGCGATGCCTTTATACGTGTACTGAAATTTGTACACCCCGACGTAACCGAGTACGAGATTGAGGCTGAGATTACCCATGAGTTTTTACGGCAGCGGGCCACCGGCCATGCCTACAATCCGATCATAGCCTCCGGGAAAAACGCTATTGTACTGCATTATACCGACAATAACCAGGTTTGCAAAGACGGCGACATTATCCTTTTTGATTTCGCCGCTGAATATGCCAATTACAATGCCGACATGAGCAGGAGCATACCTGTTAATGGCCGCTTTACTAAACGCCAGCGGGATGTTTACGATGCGGTTTTACGGGTGATGCGGGCAGCGACCCAACTTATTGTGGCCGGTACAGTATTAACTGAATACCAGGAAGAGGTAGGCCGGATAATGACTGGCGAACTGGTTGATCTGGGTTTGCTTGACAGACATGATGTGAACCGGCAGGACCCCAAAATGCCTTTATATAAAAAATATTTTATGCATGGCACCTCGCATCACCTGGGGTTGGATGTACACGATTTTGCAAGCAGGTATAAACCATTTGAAGTTGGCAATATTTTAACCTGCGAACCGGGGATCTATATCCCCGCAGAGGGTTTGGGCATCAGGATTGAAAACAACATACTGATAACACATGGCGGCAACATCGACCTGATGGCTGATATCCCGGTAGAAGCCGAGGAAATTGAAGAGATCATGAATGGTTGA
- a CDS encoding OmpA family protein: MNYSTLKKTVVLSFVSLMAVGMAKAQTTPADSSKTSSGTGTAKVFGGASQYNTFSIGINIGATSPSVFTGGANPFPKSKADLGYGLSLRDQLSHAFSLQLDAHGGTLKGDAGSGTVTDLKGMKWSSFSTKFWSGSLSGVINVGNVSFLHRANAVNFYVSGGAGLAFYKPDPIDANGVDHNYNKTVKELIVPIGAGVKFKLSDQLDLNLGYTENFTDGINLSGVHAAFPQAITNKYSYGYAGLEYTFGPKSKPSLEWANPVAMMYDELYDAALRQEVEALKGRVANVETAVNGLKKDSDGDGVSDQFDKCPNTPAGTVVDGSGCPLPPPVDTSLFMRKGQISGPATSAAAYSNIQFEFDSSVLKTSSYPILDATSADLRSSGASAELDGYASSEGTAAHNMRLSKDRANSVKTYLVNSGVPAKKLKVKGFGETHPIADNSTEAGRIANRRVEFHKK; this comes from the coding sequence ATGAACTATTCTACATTAAAGAAAACAGTCGTCTTGTCATTTGTTTCCTTGATGGCAGTTGGGATGGCGAAAGCTCAAACAACTCCTGCGGATTCATCTAAAACGTCGTCTGGAACAGGCACTGCCAAGGTATTTGGCGGCGCTTCACAGTACAACACTTTTAGCATTGGTATCAACATCGGTGCAACATCTCCGTCAGTATTTACAGGCGGTGCAAATCCTTTTCCAAAATCAAAAGCTGATTTGGGTTATGGCCTTTCGTTAAGAGACCAATTAAGCCACGCATTTAGCTTGCAATTAGACGCTCACGGCGGTACCTTAAAAGGTGACGCAGGCTCAGGCACTGTAACCGACTTAAAGGGCATGAAATGGTCAAGCTTCTCTACCAAATTTTGGTCTGGTAGCTTAAGCGGTGTTATTAACGTTGGTAACGTTAGTTTCCTTCACCGTGCAAACGCAGTTAACTTTTATGTTTCAGGTGGTGCTGGTTTAGCTTTCTACAAACCAGATCCAATTGATGCTAACGGCGTAGACCACAATTACAACAAAACTGTTAAAGAACTGATAGTTCCGATCGGTGCCGGCGTTAAATTTAAATTGAGCGATCAGTTAGACCTTAATTTAGGCTATACTGAAAACTTTACTGATGGCATTAACCTGTCAGGTGTTCACGCTGCATTTCCTCAGGCTATCACAAACAAATATTCTTACGGTTACGCCGGTTTAGAATATACTTTCGGTCCTAAATCTAAACCAAGTTTAGAGTGGGCAAACCCGGTAGCAATGATGTATGATGAATTGTACGATGCTGCTTTACGCCAGGAAGTTGAAGCTTTGAAAGGCCGTGTTGCTAATGTTGAAACTGCGGTTAACGGCTTGAAGAAAGATTCTGACGGTGACGGTGTTTCTGATCAATTTGACAAATGTCCTAACACTCCTGCCGGTACTGTTGTTGACGGATCAGGTTGCCCGCTTCCTCCTCCTGTTGACACATCATTATTCATGAGAAAAGGACAGATCAGCGGTCCAGCTACTTCTGCTGCTGCTTATTCTAACATCCAGTTTGAATTTGACTCTTCAGTATTGAAAACATCTTCTTATCCAATTTTGGATGCTACTTCTGCTGACCTAAGGTCTTCAGGTGCATCTGCTGAATTAGATGGTTATGCTTCATCTGAAGGTACTGCTGCTCACAACATGCGTTTATCAAAAGACCGTGCAAACTCTGTAAAAACTTACTTAGTAAATTCAGGTGTTCCGGCTAAAAAATTAAAAGTTAAAGGTTTTGGTGAAACTCACCCAATCGCTGATAACTCAACTGAAGCAGGACGTATTGCAAATCGTCGTGTTGAATTCCACAAAAAATAA
- the recG gene encoding ATP-dependent DNA helicase RecG gives MNSSVFQTPIEYLRGVGLSRAGVLKKELQIALFEDLLNYFPYKYIDRTRFYKIKDIQPELPYVQVLARLTHFEILGEKHTRRLVAQAKDDTGIIELVWFQGVKWIEKTLIIGKVYVLFGKPGFFNGKAQMAHPEMELYNAEAQQRKGNLTLQPAYNSTEKLKQYSLDSKGIQKLVAGLLEQCLRDVHETLPLYIINRFKLTGRAEAYKNIHFPDDPAKLNEAIYRLKFEELFILQLKLLKNKLLHTQKFKGNIFQSVGDTFNNFYHHKLPFPLTNAQKRVLKEIRQDTQRGVQMNRLLQGDVGSGKTVVALMSMLIAIDNGFQTCIMAPTEILANQHYQTIKELIGDDFIEVALLTGSTTKKARNILHEKLENGELKILIGTHALIEDKVQFKNLGFVVIDEQHRFGVEQRAKLWRKNIVPPHILVMTATPIPRTLAMTLYGDLDISVIDELPAGRKPIQTVHFYEAQRLRMFGFMKQEIAKGRQVYVVYPLIQESEKLDLKNLEEGTEVMAHEFPLPDFRISIVHGKMSAADKQFEMNRFIKGETQIMVATTVIEVGVNIPNASVMIIENAERFGLSQLHQLRGRVGRGAEQSFCILMSHSKLSRDGRIRLDTMVKTNNGFEIAETDLQLRGPGNIDGTQQSGVLDLKLANIVTDQELLITVRRFVESIFEKDPYLAAPENQILNQSLRSKEEGLSWNKIS, from the coding sequence TTGAATAGCAGCGTATTTCAAACCCCGATAGAGTACCTCAGGGGCGTTGGCCTGAGCCGGGCCGGCGTGTTAAAAAAAGAACTGCAAATAGCGCTTTTTGAAGACCTGCTTAATTATTTCCCCTACAAATACATTGACCGTACGCGGTTTTATAAAATAAAAGACATTCAGCCTGAACTACCTTATGTACAGGTATTGGCGCGTTTAACCCATTTCGAAATTTTAGGAGAAAAACATACCAGGCGCCTGGTGGCACAGGCCAAAGACGATACCGGCATTATCGAACTTGTGTGGTTTCAGGGTGTTAAATGGATTGAAAAAACGCTGATCATAGGTAAAGTGTACGTATTGTTTGGCAAACCTGGCTTTTTTAACGGAAAGGCCCAAATGGCCCACCCCGAAATGGAATTATACAATGCCGAAGCGCAGCAGCGTAAAGGCAATTTAACCCTGCAGCCGGCTTACAATTCCACGGAAAAACTAAAGCAATATTCGCTTGATAGCAAGGGTATTCAAAAACTTGTGGCCGGCCTTTTGGAACAATGCCTGAGAGATGTGCACGAAACCCTGCCGCTTTATATCATCAACCGGTTTAAACTAACCGGCAGGGCCGAGGCCTATAAGAACATCCACTTTCCGGATGACCCGGCAAAGCTTAATGAAGCCATTTACCGCTTAAAATTTGAAGAGCTTTTTATATTGCAATTAAAGCTGTTAAAAAACAAACTTTTACACACCCAAAAATTCAAAGGGAATATCTTTCAGTCTGTTGGCGATACGTTTAACAATTTCTATCACCACAAATTGCCCTTCCCTTTAACCAATGCGCAAAAGCGGGTTTTAAAAGAGATAAGGCAGGACACACAGCGCGGCGTTCAGATGAACAGGCTTTTACAGGGCGATGTTGGAAGCGGTAAAACGGTAGTGGCATTAATGAGTATGCTGATCGCCATTGACAATGGTTTCCAAACCTGTATTATGGCACCCACCGAAATACTTGCCAATCAGCATTATCAAACCATTAAAGAACTTATTGGCGATGATTTTATCGAAGTGGCCCTGTTAACCGGCTCCACCACAAAAAAAGCCCGGAACATACTGCATGAAAAATTAGAGAACGGTGAGCTGAAAATTTTAATCGGCACCCATGCGCTGATAGAGGATAAGGTTCAGTTTAAAAACCTCGGTTTCGTGGTGATCGACGAGCAGCACCGTTTCGGCGTGGAGCAGCGCGCTAAACTCTGGCGTAAAAACATTGTTCCGCCGCACATCCTGGTAATGACAGCTACCCCAATTCCGCGTACACTGGCCATGACTTTATACGGAGACCTGGACATATCAGTAATCGATGAATTACCTGCTGGTCGCAAACCCATACAAACCGTACACTTTTATGAAGCCCAGCGGCTAAGGATGTTTGGTTTTATGAAACAGGAAATTGCCAAAGGACGGCAGGTTTATGTTGTTTACCCATTGATACAAGAGAGTGAAAAACTCGACCTGAAAAACCTGGAGGAGGGTACAGAAGTAATGGCCCATGAATTTCCGTTACCTGATTTCCGCATCAGTATCGTTCACGGTAAAATGAGCGCTGCCGACAAGCAATTTGAAATGAACCGCTTTATTAAAGGTGAAACGCAGATAATGGTAGCCACTACGGTTATTGAGGTGGGGGTAAATATCCCGAATGCATCTGTAATGATCATTGAAAATGCCGAGCGGTTCGGCTTATCGCAGCTTCACCAGCTCCGCGGCCGTGTTGGCCGTGGCGCCGAACAATCGTTTTGTATATTAATGAGCCATTCAAAGCTTAGCCGCGATGGCAGGATAAGGCTGGATACGATGGTGAAAACAAATAACGGTTTTGAAATTGCCGAAACCGACCTACAACTGCGCGGCCCGGGCAATATTGACGGCACGCAGCAAAGCGGGGTACTCGATCTGAAGCTAGCCAACATTGTAACCGACCAGGAATTATTGATCACCGTTCGCCGCTTTGTAGAAAGCATTTTTGAGAAAGACCCTTATTTGGCAGCTCCCGAAAATCAAATTTTAAACCAGTCGTTACGATCAAAAGAAGAAGGCTTAAGCTGGAATAAGATCTCCTGA
- the meaB gene encoding methylmalonyl Co-A mutase-associated GTPase MeaB, with amino-acid sequence MESSLPYIKPDAADFRSVARALTIVENDLAGSGELLKSLTFKNNAPIIGITGPPGAGKSTLVNSLINSLLTGENKIAVLAVDPTSPFNFGSLLGDRIRMAAHFNHPGVFIRSLATRGSLGGLSAKTIEMTDVLRAAGFNYILVETVGVGQSEVEIAGLADITLLVLVPESGDEIQNIKSGLMEIADAFIINKADRADADLFANNLKKIIHQNRAEQIPVFKTIASTGGGVSEVTSFIFKAPHLKNKRKAYLLAEKAFKIIQFNRMADIDKKRLQEDIAKASAKPGFNFYRFLEGYQKN; translated from the coding sequence ATGGAAAGCAGTTTACCATACATAAAACCTGATGCCGCCGATTTCCGGTCGGTTGCACGTGCTTTAACCATAGTAGAGAACGACCTGGCCGGCTCAGGGGAGCTCCTGAAAAGCTTAACTTTTAAAAATAATGCACCCATCATCGGTATTACCGGGCCGCCGGGTGCCGGTAAAAGCACCCTCGTTAATTCACTGATCAACAGCTTACTTACCGGCGAAAATAAAATTGCGGTGCTTGCGGTTGACCCTACTTCGCCGTTTAATTTCGGGTCATTGCTTGGCGACAGGATCAGGATGGCAGCGCATTTTAACCATCCGGGTGTTTTTATCCGGTCGCTGGCTACCCGCGGCTCCTTAGGGGGCCTGTCAGCAAAAACAATTGAAATGACCGATGTATTGCGTGCCGCCGGGTTTAATTATATTTTAGTTGAAACAGTTGGCGTAGGCCAATCAGAAGTTGAAATTGCGGGGCTGGCCGATATTACCTTACTTGTTTTAGTGCCCGAAAGCGGTGATGAAATTCAAAACATTAAATCGGGCCTGATGGAAATTGCCGATGCCTTTATCATCAATAAGGCCGACAGGGCCGACGCTGACCTTTTTGCCAACAATTTAAAAAAGATCATCCACCAAAACAGGGCAGAGCAAATCCCGGTTTTTAAAACTATTGCTTCAACCGGCGGGGGCGTTAGCGAAGTAACTTCTTTTATATTCAAAGCACCTCATTTAAAAAACAAACGCAAAGCATATTTACTTGCCGAAAAAGCTTTTAAAATTATCCAGTTTAATCGTATGGCTGACATAGATAAAAAAAGGCTGCAGGAAGATATCGCAAAGGCTTCGGCGAAACCCGGGTTTAATTTCTATCGTTTCCTTGAGGGTTATCAAAAAAATTAA